The Papaver somniferum cultivar HN1 chromosome 6, ASM357369v1, whole genome shotgun sequence genome segment TCAGGCCCCAATGCATTATTGGTTGTTTCGTACGTCATGAATACTGTGTTCAAGACGCTTGTTCGCGATTCAGGTGGTGTGAGTCGCGCTTCTACACACCCTGAAATTCTCGTGTTCCTCAATGATCTTGCTGGCAATGATTTCAACTCAACTTTCAAGTCCTTGCAAGGTTTTTACGATCAACTCGAGAAAACCTACAACAGATTAGGTGGACATGAGGGCGAGCAAAGACAACAGGCATGTTTTGTTGCAGGGATTCCTGGGTCATTTTACGGCAGACTTTTTCCTGCTGACAGTCTCCATTTTATTCACTCTTCTTACATTGGTTGTCTCAGGTTAGCTAGCTAGCTTGGGTGCTTAATACCTATTTTTAAACATTGTATACTTCTTGTTCCCATCTCTTGCTCTTTTTTTTCCTGACCATAGACAAACATCTTTTCCAATTGATACAGGTTCCTCAAGGGATTGAGAAGATTAACAAGGGGAATGTTTACATGGTGGAATCAAGCCCACCATCTGTAGTTGAAGCATACTTGAAACAATTCGAGAAAGTCTTCAGCTTTTTCTGAAATGTCGATCTGAGGAGGTAGTAAAGGCAGGACGAATGGTGTTCTGACAACCTCTGGTAGGGAAAATGATGTACGTTCTTGCAGCAATGAACATTGTTTCGTCTGGCAGCTCGTGGGAAACATACTCTCTGACATGCTATCACAGGTAAAATGTAATTATGGTTTTGAATTGGTGACAGGTTATAAAGTATGCTAGTCAGATTCTTGTTAAGCTGTTATATACATGTTTCCACTTCACTAATTTGGTTTGATGCAGGGAAAAGTTGAAGCAGAAAAGTTAGAGTCATTTCATGTACCTCTTTATATAACATCTTCTTCAGAGGAGGAATCTATAATACTGCGTGAAGGGTCATTTATCATTAATCGACTAGAAACATTTGAAGTGACTTTGGACAGTGTTGGTGATGATGGGAAGTTAGATGGAAGGAGCAATGCTGATGTTATGGTGAACAGCCTAAGAGCCATATCAGAGCCCTCGCTGACGAGTCACTTCGGAGAAGAGATAATTGAAGAGTTGTTTTGTAGGCTTGGGGTAATCTTTGCGGCTTACCTGCCCCATGGAAAAAACAAAACTTTGGGCATAGTCATCTCTTTGGTAAGGCAGTGAAAAAATTTATGCATATGAGCTGCCGCTAGGAATCTCTTTCCAGCTGGTCGTTTTGTGTTCTTTTCTCACACTGTTCAGTTAATCCCAGGGAACAGTAAAGCTTCATAGGGTCTTTCTGTCCAGGTGCAGGTATTTTGCATCTTCACAGACATGTCTATTTCACCGAGCCTCTCGGCAGTATTCAGAAACTGTTTTTGTCATTATATTGCGGATTGGTGATGGCAGTTAACACACCTTATTAGGGGATTATTGTTTACAGTCATATACTCATTAATGAGTCTGATACATTGACACAAGTTGTGCAAATTGCATGTAATCCAAGAGTCTTTGATATGccattttggaaaaaaattaaaacttgatGTTCTAAAGTTACTTGAGAGACCTTTGTTGGTTCAGGCTGGTTGAATACCAAGACACccataacaatttgaaattttgcAAGGTATAACATGTCTCTGACGCCCGATCTTTCATCAACACAAAATTAAGGAACTGTTCCAAACTGCATATTCAAGGAACTGTTGCCAACTTTTGTCAAGTCTCCACAAAATCACCAGCTATTTTTTTTAAACAGTAGTCTCGAATCCATTTTAAGCATATTATTTCAGTACTACTTGATGATCATGCACCAATTTACACAGGATAATCTTCATAAATGTGTTTAACACAATCAGCTGATTGAACTATTCATGTCACGCTACAAATGGAAAAAGAAATTAATTCTAGTGCTAATATCCATCAAAAAATTATGAAGACAGTCATCGAGAGAGCTAGATATGTCTGCAGCCTTGAAACTTCCAGCACTGTTGTGAAGGTTAACTTTGGGTGCCTGGTCGAGCAGGGCCGAAGTAGTTTGTCACCAATCCCATGATAGCAAACCTGCAATAGACCACAACAACGTTTGAGATTCTGCGGGGAACACTTCATCATGCATAGTTTATATACCCTTAAATGAACTATATAAATTCAAAATAGACGAAATCATGTGTGCAATATCAGAAAGGGATTGCGTGATAGGAAATAAATAATACTAGGCAGGAATCCTAGAAGGTACAACACGCCATTGCCAGAGATTGAATAGTTGAAGGTCTATCCATCGTGATCCACATCCCACTTCAGGACTGCAATCATTACTACCCAAAATTACATGGATATAAGATTCTCGCAACTAAAACTTGCATCACTTATTGTGAAGGAGGTCGAACTCATTGTGTATGCTAATGCTCTTTATATTATGTTGATATCATGACATGCTaaatttgtattcttttgaaactgAAGCAGCATCTCTTGGATGAGTGGATCCAAACCTATACCTCTTTGAACTTCTAAGGTGCCACTTTGCCTGCACTCAACTCACCTAAGCCTTGAGCTTATGTTTTCTCTCTTTCTCGTGAAACAACTGAACAGTTCTTATTCATCAACACTCTtaggaggaaaaaaaaaaagacaacaaaGACACCATATTCCCTGACCCTGTAATACCACTTCTCAGATCCCCTAAACTAAAAACTACAATAAATTTCTTCTTGAAAAAGTTCCAAGATACAATTACCAACATTGAAGTTCAAAACTATCCTTGTCCTCTAAAAACAGACAACTATAGTAGTTTTGACTTGAAAGCCTCAGATAGCCACATATTATATATTTCCACCTAATCAAATAACAGATCCCTATTAACAGATTTTATGCTAGGATACGTCTTATCTGTCTACTATATTTGGCCTTTTTCACTCAATGTTACAGCGACACCTTTCATTTCATACTTTGATAAAATCTATAAGAGCACAGCTTCAATCACATCATCGTTCTTTAGAATCCGAATTCAACTTTGAAGCATCATGTTATTTTTCCAGAGATTAATTGATTCCTATGACATTCTGAATGCCCACAGAATATGTATTCCAGGCAAGAAACAACCACAACGAGAGTAcacataaaaaactaaaaaaggaACTAGTTGTACATAAGAAAACCAAATACCCCACTGAGAAAAATCTCAGACATAATTCTTTCGCATCGGTAGCATATGCTGATAGTTTCTCAACGAAAGCAAATGAAAGCATACATTTGCAAAACTAGGTCATTACGTGGGATGAGTTTCGTAAGACAAGCAAAATAGGAGTTCAGGATTCACAatcatcaaaagaaggaataacaTATCATCTAAATCTGCTATATTTGGCATAGGGAAGCACCATGTTTCCAAAGTCTACGTCCTACTAGAGAAAAATCGAATATCAAGGAACTATAGCATATACCACGACTTTTATCTGCAAACTGAATCAAGatggatatatatatatgcagagtAAAGAGAGGAGATATTATGGCAGATTGTGAAGAGATATATAACATATAAATGTAGAGATATATTATGAAGGTGAACTATACGTACATCATGGCCATGGATATCTGTTTAAGATCATTTTCAAAGTTCTTCATGCTTGCCAGTGACTGCGCACAGAAGATTATAGCGAGCCAAGAGCAAAGTTTGTACTGCAAAATATATCAATGGTAAGTGTGAGCTTAAACAGTTGATTAAAAGTTCAAATTGTTATACAGCAGACGAAAAAAATGAGCTTGAATTTTGAGAGAGTAGCTAGTGCTCCCTAGAAGAGAAGTAGCAAACTAATAGTTCATTGTTCTCAGCGAGtccaaaaaagaatatatatactCTTCCATGGAATTTGTCTAccatggtcacaccaattaacaAGGGTATGACTGATGAGGATCGTTTGACTTTTGATACATTGGGGCAGCACTTTATAGTTTTTAGCATTAAAAATCTACTGGTACATTGATAGTACAACGATAATGTAGCACAGACAAGATCCTTGGATGGAGAACTTAATAATTTTTCTAATGGTCACAGCTAATTGATATGTCAAGTTGCAATGTTCATACTGAAACAGAAGTATAatgtgtaatacaaagacaccacAGTGAAATGAAACAATCCACAGAAGATAGAGTTCAGAATTGGGGCAAATGTTTGAGATATGAATTGC includes the following:
- the LOC113289340 gene encoding 3,7-dimethylxanthine N-methyltransferase-like, giving the protein MKMDVNQQFHMNGGDGETSYSSNSSLQRKGVEITKPIIEETIIEIINTMYLASPAPNLSKSICIADMSCSSGPNALLVVSYVMNTVFKTLVRDSGGVSRASTHPEILVFLNDLAGNDFNSTFKSLQGFYDQLEKTYNRLGGHEGEQRQQACFVAGIPGSFYGRLFPADSLHFIHSSYIGCLRFLKGLRRLTRGMFTWWNQAHHL
- the LOC113289341 gene encoding protein Asterix-like, whose product is MSSHGNSSSAASDPRQPSTARPYKPPTVLPQDLPFDYSGFIAIICGVTGVMFRYKLCSWLAIIFCAQSLASMKNFENDLKQISMAMMFAIMGLVTNYFGPARPGTQS